From the genome of Aestuariirhabdus haliotis:
TAGTTACTGACCGGAAAGCCATAGAGTTTCAACATGAAGGGTCCTTATTTTTGAATTATTGATAGATTAGGACAGGCTAGAGGTTTGTTACTGGTTACTCAAGAGAAGAACGCTCTCTTGCCGTCAGAAACCCTTCAGAGCAGAGCAGGTCTCGAGCTTCGGACCAATTTTTCATCTCCGTTATAATGATGCTTGTGTTGTCAGGAATGATATTTTTCAGATGCATATCCTTGAACAAACTATGATGCCGGATATTGATCTGCCGCGTTTGACCATGCAATGCATTCCAGACATAGAGTTCATTAAGCGGTAACTGAATACTGGGCGTGCCCAACTCCCACTCACTCAGATCGAGTATTTTAGCCCAGGAATCTGCACCCAACTGTCGTACTATTGCCCGCTGCTCTCGGCAATAGCGCTGAGCCGTTTCATCATTCCAGGAGCCATAACAATCGCACTCGATGACTCGCCCTGTGATCCTTATGCTATAGCTGCCATGTTCTCTCATGGCGGAGTCGACGCCTCTTCCGATCGTATCGGAATCATCATACGGTAACGAAGGCCTTCTCCCGGTAATGACTCGGCCTCTATACTGCCCTGAAGGTCTTCGGTGACCAGTTTACGCACAATATGCGCCCCTAAACCGCTGCCACCCTCTGAGGGTCGCGTGGTATAGAAGGGATCAAACAGCTTCTCCAGCTGTTCTTCGCTCAAGCCTTTGCCATTGTCCTCATAAATAAGACTGACGACCCCTGACTCTTTACGGGCAGTGATGCTAATAACGCCATTGTCCATCGCTTCGAAACCATGAACCAAACTGTTCATGATCAGATTGGTAAAGATTTGCGCTATAGCACCAGGCCGGCAATAGAGCACGATATCTCTGTCACAATCCACATCAATCCGGTGCTCAGTACGTTTGTGTTTATGGTGAAGCGACCTGACGATGCTATCGACGTATTCTCGCAAGTTTACTGTCCGCAAACGATCACTGGCTTCGTCAACAGCAATCAGTTTGAAGTCGGATATCAACTCAGCGGCACGCTGCATATTCATCCGTATCAATTCAGCGCTTTCCATACCACCCGCCAGATATTGTTCCATCAAGCGAATGGTTATTTTTCTATCCTTAAACAGTTTATCCAACTCTTTCATCTTGTTTTCGAGATATGAACTGCTCGTGATCGCGATGCCTATGGGAGTATTCAACTCATGGGTCACCTCGGCCACCATTTGGCCCAACTCGTTCAATTTTTGCGATGCCACCAATTGATCCTGGGCCCGATCAAGTTCCCCCTGAGATTGCTTGAGGGCTCGGTAGCTGGCCTTTAGCTCCTGTTCAGCCTGTAAACGCAACTCAACTTCCTTGGCTAAAAACGCCTCCCTCACTTCCATCTCATTCAGACTTTCCTGTAAAGCAAAGGTACTTTTTTCAACTTCTTCCGCCAGAGTTGTATTGTGTCGATCCAGCTCACGCCGATTTTCCATCAATTTATCAACCAAACGATTAAAGGTAGCGCTTAGTAAAGTCAGTTCATTTTCTTTTTCCTGATGAATATGGATTTTGTTCATATTGTGTAAATCCATACCCCCGATCTGACGAGCAAAGGAGGTTAAAGGCTTCGATAGTAATCTTCTGAAAACCCACAAGAACATAAAGATTAATAGCGCAGTCTTTAGCATGGCATTGAAAATAAGAAAGATAAGACTGACTTTGATACGCTCAAAAGCCACTTGATCGCTGGAGTAAATGGCGACCCTGCCAACCGTAAGCGAAGCCCCAGGAGAACCATAAACAAGAGGCATCTCGAGACCAAACAAACGCCCCGAGGCTCTGAAGCTGTGCGTCTGCTGTTGTGAATTGGCAAGTTGAGTGGTTCGCTCCGGAGTTACCCCTCGGCGGATACGGGTCTCATCGTCGAAATGGTAGACTTCAACTCCCACCACTGAAGGTAATTGAATCAGGCCGTCGATCAGCGCCGATTCCTGCTCTGGATTTATCTCCCACACGGCCTGCGCCAGCCCCTGCTGCAAACTCTCCAGGGTATGCTGCATATCGGTCTGGATAACATCTCGAGCACTGTAAAACTCGGCGACAACCTGTATCAAAGTGACGAGAAAGGTCAGCGCAAAGTAGATCGACAACACTCTTTTGAGCAGGGTTCTTGATAAACTGGTCATAGAGAAAAACGGTCTCACCCACAGATTTAGGGCAACCTTGATGAATTCAGAGTTGCCCTAGCACCAGCATAGGAAAAACCCGGACCATTTGCCATGTACACCAACCACAGTCACTTAAGACTCAGTACCAGCTTTAACCTTGCGAAGACTTCCCACATGGGGACCGCTCAATGATGCGCTGGTTGTTGCTTCCCCTGGCTCTGATGCTTCTGTTGGTCGCATTATTGATCGCCGGCTGGTTCTATAGCGTACAACGTTTAACTCAGGAGGAGCCTCTGGTGGAAATACAGTTTCGTCAAATTGCACCTCAACAGCATATGGCCACGTTAAGAGGGCACAACGGCTGCCAATGGGGACAATACGAACTCCTTGGCGACCAATGGCGCATCGACGCCCAATTTATCAAATGGAAACCTTTCGCAACGCTCCTGGGACTGGATGCCCGTTACCGGCTGGAGCGCTTGAGCGGTCGCTATTCTTCCGTCGCCGAAGCCAACCGTAAGCCTCATCGAGTTTACCATCTGGGTGAGCAATCAGCGCTTGATCTGGTGAGCATCAGCCAGTCGCTGGGGCCTTATAATCTGTTGCTCGATGCAGAATACGGCAGTTCAACCTATCAAAGCATCGACACCCTGAAAACATACACCGTCTACCGCACCCAGTCCGGTCTGATTGCTCGCAGCACGCCTCGAGAACTTCCACGATACCAGGACGGCAATCTGACCATTCGCATCAATCGCTCTTGCGACCAGAAAATTGACCTCTGGCAACGCGCCGCGCTGGCTAGCAACCAATGGTTCAGGAAACTCACCCATGTCGATCAGTAAGAAGAATATGAATTCCAGACGAAAGACTGTCAGTTCCGATTACCTGCAAACACCTGCGCCAGACAGCAAGCGGATTCGCCTTCATATTCTTTCTTTATTGGCTTTGTGGTTCGCCGCCGACCTAGCAATAGCAGCTCCGCTCCAATGTGCCGTGACCACGCCGTCACTTGCTGAGCTGGAGCAATTAAAACAGTGGGTCGAGCAGGCGCCAGCCCATTGTGATCCAGCCCGATTACAGCAGACCCAAAAGCGTAATGACGAGTTACAACAAAGCCTGTTTAACTGCCTCAACCGTGGTGCTCGAATAAAGCCTGAGACCCGACAGGCCCTGTTTGCTTATCAGCAAGCCGCTCAACAGCTGCAGGCGCGTTGCGGACGATAAAACAAGCAGGGCACAACCGGTTCTGGGCGTAATTAAAAGACCTCGTCGGGGCGCAGATCAAACAGCTCGCTATCTTGTAGATCGAGGCTGTCGTACAACTGGGTATCGCTTTCCCTAAGCTGCTTGAGATCCTCTTTCAGCTCAGGAGCCAGATCTTCGGTGATGACAATTTCAACCCGCCGATTTTTGGCTCGACCTTCGGGACTGGCATTGGATTCCAGGGGATGGGTCTCGGCAAATCCTCTTACTTGCAACCTCGACGGATCAATTCCATCACGGCCAATCAACAAAGCATGGGCAACCGATACCGCACGGGCCGATGACAGAGCCCAGTTAGATTCGAAGCGAGCCGTGTCAATCGGAATACTGTCGGTATGGCCTTCGATAGAGATCGAGCCTTCGACACTTTTCAGCACGCCCTGGATATTCTCCATAATGGGGTAAAACTCCGCCTGAAGCTCCGCCGAGCCAGAGGAGAACGAGCCGTTTTCCTGCACCCGAATGACAATTTTTCGAGCCTTTGTCTCGATCTCTATATTGCCTTGCTCAACCTGCGCATGCAGAGCAGTAGCCAGTTGCTGGGCATGGGTTTCGGTCTGCTCGATGACCTCCTGCACTCGCTTCGCGGTTTGCTCGTTTTTGATACCATCAACGGCGGCGCTCTGGCCGGTTTTGGTCTCCTGGCCTGGGGTGCAGATGATATCCAGATCCGGTTTGGTCATAGTGGTAGTATGTTGACGGATTTCATTGATCGGGGTCGGCTCCGGCTTGGCAGGACTGAACTCCTGCATAATGATGCTGGTGCCTTTGGGTATCTCCTTTAATTTGAGTTCCGACTGCACCCCGAACGCATCCCGCAGGGAACCCGCAATCTGCTTGAATTTAAGCGCGTTGATCTCGGAGAAAGACAACAGCAGTACGAAAAAACACATCAACAGCGACATCAGATCGGCAAACGTTGCCAACCAGCCAGCGACAGCGGGACATTCCGGACATTCGCACTCTTCATCGATGTCAGACATACGGACTCCGCAGGCATCGAATC
Proteins encoded in this window:
- a CDS encoding ATP-binding protein, coding for MTSLSRTLLKRVLSIYFALTFLVTLIQVVAEFYSARDVIQTDMQHTLESLQQGLAQAVWEINPEQESALIDGLIQLPSVVGVEVYHFDDETRIRRGVTPERTTQLANSQQQTHSFRASGRLFGLEMPLVYGSPGASLTVGRVAIYSSDQVAFERIKVSLIFLIFNAMLKTALLIFMFLWVFRRLLSKPLTSFARQIGGMDLHNMNKIHIHQEKENELTLLSATFNRLVDKLMENRRELDRHNTTLAEEVEKSTFALQESLNEMEVREAFLAKEVELRLQAEQELKASYRALKQSQGELDRAQDQLVASQKLNELGQMVAEVTHELNTPIGIAITSSSYLENKMKELDKLFKDRKITIRLMEQYLAGGMESAELIRMNMQRAAELISDFKLIAVDEASDRLRTVNLREYVDSIVRSLHHKHKRTEHRIDVDCDRDIVLYCRPGAIAQIFTNLIMNSLVHGFEAMDNGVISITARKESGVVSLIYEDNGKGLSEEQLEKLFDPFYTTRPSEGGSGLGAHIVRKLVTEDLQGSIEAESLPGEGLRYRMMIPIRSEEASTPP
- a CDS encoding flagellar motor protein MotB — translated: MSDIDEECECPECPAVAGWLATFADLMSLLMCFFVLLLSFSEINALKFKQIAGSLRDAFGVQSELKLKEIPKGTSIIMQEFSPAKPEPTPINEIRQHTTTMTKPDLDIICTPGQETKTGQSAAVDGIKNEQTAKRVQEVIEQTETHAQQLATALHAQVEQGNIEIETKARKIVIRVQENGSFSSGSAELQAEFYPIMENIQGVLKSVEGSISIEGHTDSIPIDTARFESNWALSSARAVSVAHALLIGRDGIDPSRLQVRGFAETHPLESNASPEGRAKNRRVEIVITEDLAPELKEDLKQLRESDTQLYDSLDLQDSELFDLRPDEVF